The sequence below is a genomic window from Salicibibacter cibarius.
ATGAGACGTATGACGGCAATCCTCTTGTCAATGCCATGTGCGTCGGATTGATCGATCAGAATCATTTACAAAAAGGGATTGCTGCCGGTGCCGGCAATACCGTCATGTATGTGGGCGCTTCTACCGGACGCGATGGCATTCACGGTGCCACGTTCGCTTCCGAAGAATTGAGTGAAGCATCTGCGGATAAACGACCTTCCGTGCAAGTGGGTGATCCGTTTACGGAAAAACGGGTGATGGAAGCGTGTTTGGAAATTACCCAATCGGACGCCCTCGTCGGCATTCAGGATATGGGCGCTGCCGGACTTACATCCTCAGCGGCGGAAATGGCGAGTAAAGCCGGTACGGGGGTCGATATGAACTTGGATCTCGTCCCTCAACGGGAGACGGGCATGACTCCGTACGAAATGATGCTTTCCGAATCGCAAGAGCGTATGCTTATCGTTGCGGAAAAAGGACGGGAAGCTGAAATAGAATCCATTTGTAAAAAATGGGATCTTGAAGTTGCAGCGATCGGCACCGTGAAAGAAGAAATGCAACTCACGTTAACGTTTCAAGGAGAGACGGTGGCTGACGTTCCGGTCACAGCTCTTACGGATGAAGCGCCTGTTTACGACGATATGCCGTCGACAGAACCGAAAGCCTTTCGGGAACATCAACAGTCACCTGTTTGGCAACCGCCGGTCACTGATCATAACGAGACATTGATCCAATTGCTTTCGCAACCGACGATCGCGAGCAAAGAATGGGTGTATGACCAGTACGACCATATGGTACAAACGAACACGGCCGTCATGCCTGGTTCGGACGCAGCCGTATTGCGGGTACGCGGGACGGAGAAGGCGCTTGCTATGTCTATGGACGGCAATAGCCGCTACATTGCCCTCGACCCTTACACAGGCGGGAAAATTGCCGTCGCCGAAGCCGCGCGCAACATTATTTGTTCCGGGGCGCAACCGCTCGCGCTTACCGATTGCCTCAACTACGGAAGCCCGGAACAACCGAATATATATTGGCAATTGGAGCAGTCAACCGCCGGTATGAGTGAAGCGTGCACCACATTTGGCACCCCGGTCGTGAGCGGGAACGTTTCGCTCTACAATGAAACGAACGGAGAAGCCATTTATCCAACGCCGGTCGTTGGGATGGTCGGACTTGTAGAAAACCTCAATCATATAACGACGCAGCATTTTAAAGCGGCCGGCGATTATATTTATGTCATCGGCGATGCAGAGCCGGCATGGGGCGGAAGTGAACGCCAACACCTTGAAGATGGCCGATTCAGCGGTCAAGTGCCACGCTTGGATCTTGACCTGGAACTTAAGCGACAGCGCCAAGTGTTGGAAGCAATACGCGCCGGGTGGATCACCTCCGCTCATGACCTTGCCGAGGGCGGGCTGGCGGTTGCAATTGCTGAATGTGTGATGGAAACGGAATTGGGCGCGGAGCTGACGATGGCCGACGATGCCTCCGATCTTTTCGCCGAAACGCAATCGCGGTATGTCATCAGCGTTGCGCCGGAATATGCCGAGAAATTAGAACAGGCAATTCCCGCCGCCAAACGCTACGGCACCGTGACAAAAGAAAAAGCGCTGCGGATAAAGACGGAAGCAGCAGTTACGTTGATCGATCAACCGACGGATCATTTGAATCACGTATGGAAGGGAGCGATTCCGTGTTTCCTGAAGTCAAAGGCATAAATGAAGAATGCGGATTATTTGCGATTTGGGGACATTCGGAAGCGGCGCAACTGACGTATTACGGCCTGCACAGTTTGCAGCATCGCGGGCAGGAAGGGGCCGGCATTGTTACGAGTGACGGAGAGGAACTTCACGTTCATAAAAACACGGGCCTATTGACCGAAGCCTTTCAAGCAGGTGATTTGGATCGTTTGCCGGGTCGCCAGGCACTGGGACACGTACGTTATGCGACTGCGGGCAATGGTGGTTACGAGAATGTTCAACCGCTTCATTTTAAATCCGAAGATGGAAGTCTCGCTATGGCCCATAACGGCAACCTCGTCAATTATCAAGAATTAAAAAGTGAGCTCGAGCGGAGCGGAAGCATTTTTCAAACGACGACCGATACGGAAATTTTGGCTCACCTGATGAAGCGCCACCGTTCCGATGAACTCCGAAACCAACTCAAAGGGGCGTTGCCACAGTTGATCGGCGCTTATTCGTTTGCCGTGATGACCGAAGAGGAGCTCATTGTTTCGCTTGATCCTCACGGGTTGCGTCCATTATCGCTCGGGCAGTTGGGAGACGCGTACGTGGTCGCGTCAGAGACTTGCGCGTTTGATCTTATTGGGGCCGAATATGTTCGTGATGTCGAACCGGGCGAAATGATCGTTTTTAACTGTGACGGTATGTTCTCCGAACGATTTACGGAGGCAAGAGAACGAGCCCTTTGCAGCATGGAATACGTGTATCTTGCCAGACCCGATTCCAACCTTGAACAAATTAACGTGCATACAGCAAGAAAACAACTGGGCAAACAACTTGCCCGTGAAGCGGATGTCGATGCCGATGTAGTCACCGGTGTGCCGGACTCTTCGATATCAGCCGCGATCGGTTTCGCCGAGCAAACAAACATCCCTTATGAACTCGGCTTAATAAAAAATCGCTACGTCGGCCGCACCTTTATTCAACCGTCGCAAGCGTTGCGGGAACAAGGCGTGAAAATGAAGCTTTCCGCCGTGCGCGGCGTTGTGGAAGGAAAACGGGTCGTGATGGTTGATGATTCCATCGTGCGCGGGACGACGAGCCAACGAATCGTGAAGTTGTTGAAAGACGCAGGCGCAAAGGAAGTGCACGTTCGCATTAGCGCTCCGCCAATTATACGTCCTTGTTTTTATGGCATAGATACGTCAACAACCGATGAATTAATTGCTGCTAACTACACGATAGAGGAAATGCGCGAGAAAATGGGCGCGGATTCCTTGCGCTTCCTATCGATCGACGGCTTGAAGACGGGCATTGGCCGAGATGCTTCGCAGCCCAATTGCGGCCAGTGCCTCGGTTGCTATACAGGTGAGTATCCAACGGCGATCCCAAATGGAGAAAAAGAACTTGTCGGATTGGGAAAAAGATAGGGGGGAAAACGACGTGTGTGATGCATATAAAGAAGCAGGCGTAGATGTGGAGGCCGGTTACGAAGCCGTCTCCCGCATGAAAAAACACGTGGACCGGACGAAGCGCCCCGGCGTTCTTGGTGCGCTTGGCGGTTTTGGCGGCACGTTTGACCTTTCCTCTCTCGATTATAAACAGCCGGTGCTCGTTTCCGGGACCGATGGCGTCGGAACGAAATTGCTGCTTGCCATTGCTGCCGATCAACACGATACGATCGGCGAAGATGCTGTCGCCATGTGTGTCAATGACATCCTCGTTCAAGGTGCGGAACCGCTTTATTTTCTTGATTATATCGCTGCCGGCAAGACCGACCCCGCGCGTATGGAATCAATCGTCAAGGGCATTAGCAATGGCTGCCAATTGGCAGGGTGCGCGTTGATCGGCGGGGAAACGGCGGAAATGCCGGGCATGTATGGCGAAGAGGACTATGACGTGGCCGGCTTTGTCGTCGGAGCCGTTGAGAAGGAAGCGCTCATTACGGGGGATGAAGTGCGGGCGGGAGATCGCTTGCTCGGATTGCCATCTTCAGGGGTGCACAGCAACGGGTTTTCCCTCGTTCGGAAAATCATTAACGATCAAGGATTGGATTTGGAAAAAACATACGCGACCATGGAGATGCCCCTCGGATCAACGTTATTGGCGCCGACGAGGATTTATGCGCGGGAAATACGAGAATTGCTTTCGGAAGTCCAGGTCAACGGAATGGCGCATATTACCGGCGGTGGTCTTTTGGAGAACGTTCCGAGAATGTTGCCGAATGGGCTTGGCGCGCACATTGTTCCCGCCTGTTGGGAAAAGGCGTCCATTTTTCCTTTTTTACAGCGGGAAGGGCAATTGAGTAATCGGGACATGTACGGGACCTTCAACATGGGCATTGGCTATGTCATCGCGGTCAGGCCGGAACGGGAACAGGAAGCGCTTGAGGTTCTCGGCAATGCGTACGCGATCGGGACGGTCAATCGGACCGGAACATTGAGCCTTGAAGGGGTGTCGGTATGAGGATCGCCCTATTTGCCTCGGGGACGGGAAGCAACGTGGAATCCATTCTGGAAGCGATCCGGGAAGGGAAAATCGATGTAGTCCCTGCGTTCGTGTTTAGCGACCGTCCGGACGCGTCCGTGTTGGAAAAAGCGAAGCGTTATGAAGTGCCTGCACATACGTTTCAGCCCCGGGATTTTGAAAGCAAGCAGCAATACGAAGAATCATTGCTGCAACTTCTGGAAAATTACGGTGTGCAATGGGTTATTTTAGCCGGCTACATGCGCTTGTTGGGAGCAACGATCGTCGAGCCTTACGCCCATCAAATCGTGAATATTCACCCGTCCCTGTTGCCGGCGTATCCGGGACTCGATGCGGTCGGACAAGCATTGGATGCCGGCGCGGATGAAACAGGCGTAACAATTCATTACGTAGATGCCGGCATGGACACGGGCACGGTCATCCGGCAGAAAGCCGTGCCAATCACAGCGGATGATACGAAAGATTCATTGGGAGAAAAAATCCAACAGGTCGAACATCAATTATATCCGGAAACGCTGCAACAATTGTTCAGGAAGGGGTATTAAGCGTGAAACGACGGGCTTTAATAAGCGTCAGTGATAAAAGTGGAATATCCGACTTTGCAAAAGCATTGCAAGATGCGGATTTTGAGATTATTTCGACGGGAGGGACACAACGCGCACTGGAAGAGGCAGGCGTGCCGGTCACCGGAATTTCCGAAGTGACGAACTTCCCGGAAATTTTAGACGGACGGGTGAAGACGTTGCATCCGGCGATTCATGGGGGCCTGCTGGCAGACCGGGAAAAGGAAGCACATTGGGAAGCATTGCAAGCACAAGCGATTGATCCGATTGATCTCGTCGTCGTGAATCTTTATCCCTTTAAAGAAACGATCAGTAAAAAAGGCGTGGAAGACGCGGATGCGATTGAAAATATTGATATCGGCGGTCCGGCCATGTTGCGGGCGGCCGCAAAAAACCATGCACACGTAGCGGTCGTGACGGATCCTGGCGACTACAAACGGGTGTTGGAAGAAGCCCGTGGCAGCGGCATCCGTTTTGATACCCGCAGGCATTTGGCGGCGAAAGCCTTCCGGCATACCGCGGCCTATGATGCATTAGTCGCTGATTATATGACGGAAGAAGCGTTTCCGGAAACGATGACGCTCACGTACGAGAAAAAACAAGCGTTGCGTTACGGGGAAAATCCCCATCAAGGCGCTTCGTTTTATGAGCATCCGTTGCCGGCGGTTTCATCGATGGCAGCTGCCGAGCAGTTGCATGGAAAAGAACTTTCTTACAACAATATCAATGATGTGAATGCCGCGTTCGCCCTTATTTCCGAATTTAGCGACACGAAGGCAGCAGTCGCTGTCAAGCATACGAACCCGTGCGGGGTAGGCATTGCCGATAAGCTGCCGGCCGCTTTTGAAGAGGCTTATGCCGCCGACCCTGTTTCCATTTTCGGCGGGATTGTCGCGGTCAATGACACGGTGGATGCCGATACAGCAGAGCAGTTGGCGAACATATTTCTGGAAGTCGTGATTGCGCCGGATTTTAGCGATGAGGCGCTTGCAATCTTGCAAAAAAAGAAAAACATTCGCTTGTTGAAAGTTGACATGGACGGAGACCGGAAGGGCTCCTACGCACTGACGTCGGTGAGTGGCGGGATGCTCGTGCAAGATGCAGATGTGAAAGGGCTTGTGGATGCAGATGTAAACGTGGCGACGAAACGAGAACCTACATCCGCAGAATGGCGCAGCCTGGGTTTTGCGTGGCGTGTTGTTAAACACGTGAAATCAAATGCCATTGTGTTAACGAAAGGCAATCGGACGGTCGGTGTGGGAGCAGGACAGATGAATCGGGTAGGCGCCGCTGAAATTGCGATTGCGCAAGCCGGATCCGAAGCGCAAGGAAGCGCGCTTGCTTCCGATGCATTTTTTCCCATGAAAGATACGGTGGAAGCCGCGGTGAAAGCAGGCGTAACGGCGGTTATTCAACCCGGCGGCTCCAAACGGGATCAAGAATCGATCGATGTCGCCGATGAAGCCGGGATCACGATGGTGTTTACGGGGATGCGGCACTTCAGACACGCTTGAGGGGGACGAAAAGATGAACGTTTTAGTCGTTGGCAGCGGTGGCCGCGAGCATGTGCTTGCTTGGAAATTGAGCGCCAGTCCAAATGTGGATCGCGTTTATGCAGCGCCTGGAAATCCCGGGATGGATCATGTGGCTGAGCGGCTGCCCATAGATGCCACAGATGGAGAAGCCTTGGCGGAAGCTGCGAAAAAACACGAGGTGAAACTAACCGTCATCGGCCCGGAAGCAGCGTTGCTTGCAGGCGTTGCCGATGTTTTCGAACGGGAAGGATTAAACGTATTCGGACCAAAAAAAGATGCCGCCCGCATCGAAGGGAGCAAATCCTTCGCAAAAGATATAATGAAAAGGTACGGCATCCCTACGGCAGGATATGCGGTATTTGACAATTATGAAGAGGCATGTGCCCATGTGAAAGACAAAGGGGCGCCGATCGTTGTCAAAGCGGATGGCTTGGCTGCCGGAAAAGGGGTGACGGTCGCCATGACGATGCAGGAAGCATATGCTGCGTTGGCAGATGTTTTATCGGACGATGCTTTCGGGTCCGGTGCAAAAGTTGTGCTCGAGGAATATTTGCAGGGCGAAGAGATTTCTTTGATGGCGCTCGTAAACGGAGATACGGTCGTACCGCTTGCGGAATCCCAGGATCACAAACGTGTTTATGATAATGACCGGGGACCGAATACCGGTGGGATGGGCGCTTATTCCCCTGTTTCTCACATCGGAGCGGACATGGTTGCAGAGGCCGTTGATTCGATTCTTCAGCCGGCGGCAGCGGCGATGGTGACGGAAGGCTCTCCGTTTACAGGCGTATTGTATGCCGGATTAATGGTAACCGAAGATGGGCCGAAAGTGATTGAATTTAACGCCCGTTTCGGCGATCCGGAAGCGCAAGTGATCTTGCCGCGTCTCGATAATGACCTGGCCGAAGTACTTCTGGACGTGCTCGACGGCCGCGTGCCCAATCTTTCATGGAAACCGCAAGTGTTGGTCGGGGTAGTAGGGGCAGCAGGGGGTTATCCCGGACCTTACCAAAAAGGATTGGAAGTGCCGAGCAACCTCTCGTTTGACCCGGAAGATAGCCTGATGTTTTACGCCGGGGTTGACGGAAAAGCACAAGAGATGCGAAGCAGCGGTGGCCGGGTATTTTTACTGGCCTCATACGGAGACACGGTCGAGAAAGCACAGAAGCGAGCGTATAACCAGATGAAGAAGTTGAATCTTGAAGGCTATCATTACCGTGAAGATATTGGCAATCGTGGGATTGAAAAAGACTAATGTACTTTAGTAATAACAAAATAGCAAATTTAGAGACCGCATTTTCTATGGAGAATGCGGTTATTTGTCCATTGGCGAAGGCTTTTCGCCATAAAACTTGGTGAAGTTTTACTAACCACGGAGGCTTCCGTGGAGATGCGCAGGGCGGAGCCCCCGCGGGAAAAAGCGAACGTCGTTTTTCGAGGAGGCACGCTTTTTCCGGAGCGGTTGCCATGATCAAAAGTCCATTTCGTTTTGGGAATAATTTTCTTCCAAACTCAATGCTGCAATCGTTCATTTATTTCTTTTTTTTCACGGAGCAACTGTTGGAATTCTGCTTCTAACGCATCCGTTGGTGTGATGCTAAGGCGGCTTAGTACGTCGGAAATTCTGGTTTCTACTTTAAGCAATTCGTCTTGCAGTGGGTCGTGATTATTTTGAGGCGTTGTTTGCATATAATCATTATAGGAGCCGTCAAACGTATGGATAGTCGTGTTGCTTATTGCGAAAATCCTCGTTGCCACGTTCTGCAAGAAATGCCGGTCGTGAGATACGAAAATGACGGTTCCCGAATAGTCGACGAGTAAGGATTCGAGCGCTTCCACGGCCTCGATGTCCAAATAATTGGTAGGTTCGTCAAGGATCAATGTGTTTGCATGACTTACAAATATCTTGGCGAAAGCTACTTTTACCCGCTCACCGCCGCTCAGGACATTGACCGGTTTAAAGACATCGTTCTGAAAAAAGCTCAGGCGGGCCAATACCGTGCGGATTAACGTTTCATCATGAGACGAGGTGGAACGTACGTTATCCAGTATGGAAGTGTCCGTTTCCAATACATCCAGCGTTTGGCTAAAATACCCAAACGACACAGATGGCGAGACTTGAATGGTAGGATGCCCATCCATCATCATTCGGAGGAATGTGGTTTTACCGCTGCCGTTTGGGCCAATAACGGCAATTTTATCGGCCCCGATTACGGAGAAATTGAACACTTCCCATAAAAGGCGATTGCCCACGGTTCCGGGAACTTGTTCACCGTGTATGATCGTCCGATTACGAAGAGATTCTTCGTGGGTGACTTGCATCTTGATGGGAGGAAGCTCTTTGATTTTCTCCACTTTATCAAGTTGGTCAATCCGTGATTGAATGGATGATACGCCTTGGTTTAATTTCTTTTGTTTTTTGGCAAAATAGGGTTTTGCGCCTGTGATTTTGGCCTCTGATTTCGAGACGTTCTTCGGTTTTTTAGTGGCACGCTGGGCTTTTTGTTCTTTTTGTTGCATTGCTTCTTCCAGTTGTTTTTTCTTCTGCACGTATTTTTCGTATTCTTTTTCGTGATGTTGGCGCGCTTCTTTTTTTTGTTGGGCATAATCCGAATAATTTCCGGTAAATTCACGGATCTGCCCATCTTCAATCTCCCAAATTTTCGTGCAAAGCGCATCCATAAAGGCACGGTCGTGGGAAACGATCACCAACGCTTCTCGGCGCCGCTGTAACTGTTTCTCCAGTTTTTCCATGTGATTCGTATCGAGGTGTGTCGTGGGTTCATCAGCTAAGAGCAGTTCAGGCGCTTGAGCGAGTGTTTGATTAATAATTGCCTGAGAAATTTCTCCGCCGCTTTTTTGTTCCATCTGCGGCTTAATCTGCGGAAGGAGAGCAATGGATGCATTTTTTGTTATGGTTCCGGAAGCAGGCGGAATGTCTCTGTTAATCATCTGCAGCAAAGACGTTTTGCCTGAACCATTGCGGCCGATCAAGCCGATCCGATCTCCCTGGTAAATGTTTAAATCATTAATATGAAACAATGTTCGATCTTTGACATTAAAACGGATGTTTTGTAATTGGACCAATGCCAATCCGATCATCTCCATTTCTTTTAAAGATGGAGACTATTAGAAAACTTGGCTTTTCGCCAAGCTTTTATGGCGAAAGCCTTAGTTGCACTTATGTAGGTAAGAAAGTTGATTTATACTTTCTTACCTACCAAAAATAGCCCCCTATTCATAGACAGACGTTCAGAATAGGAGGCATATCGCTATATACACCGCAGGTTACTCATTTTGATAACCAATCCTATTCCGAACGATGACGAAGCAAAATAAACCTTCCCATTGAAGGCCTATTGATACATGCGTTCGTCTGTTCCGTAAAAATAGGATTAGTACTTCATCGTCCTACAGTTCACCCTCTTTTTTAAATGGTTACTCTTATCATATATCTTATTGATAAGATAAGTCAACAGTGGCTAGAGGCTGCCTGGCGTTAAAGCATCCAAACAGCCACAATCGAAGCAACAATAACCCCGATCAGGACGGGAACAAGATTTTGCCTCACGAGTTCGGCGGGTTTCACACCGGCGATTCCGGCATCTGCCGCAGCGCCAAATGCCCAGGCAGCGAGCGTTCCGCCACCGACGAAGATTGTAACCACTTGCCCCAAGGAAGCGAGAATGG
It includes:
- the purL gene encoding phosphoribosylformylglycinamidine synthase subunit PurL — translated: MPLRLEPTAEDIHAKRLYADMGVKDHEYDRIVSLLGRKPNFTEIGMFSVLWSEHCSYKHSKPLLKQFPSSGSHVLEGPGEGAGVVDIGDGQAVVFKVESHNHPSAVEPYQGAATGVGGILRDVFSMGARPVALLNSLRFGPLTTPRTRYLFEEVVAGISGYGNCVGVPTVGGEIQFDETYDGNPLVNAMCVGLIDQNHLQKGIAAGAGNTVMYVGASTGRDGIHGATFASEELSEASADKRPSVQVGDPFTEKRVMEACLEITQSDALVGIQDMGAAGLTSSAAEMASKAGTGVDMNLDLVPQRETGMTPYEMMLSESQERMLIVAEKGREAEIESICKKWDLEVAAIGTVKEEMQLTLTFQGETVADVPVTALTDEAPVYDDMPSTEPKAFREHQQSPVWQPPVTDHNETLIQLLSQPTIASKEWVYDQYDHMVQTNTAVMPGSDAAVLRVRGTEKALAMSMDGNSRYIALDPYTGGKIAVAEAARNIICSGAQPLALTDCLNYGSPEQPNIYWQLEQSTAGMSEACTTFGTPVVSGNVSLYNETNGEAIYPTPVVGMVGLVENLNHITTQHFKAAGDYIYVIGDAEPAWGGSERQHLEDGRFSGQVPRLDLDLELKRQRQVLEAIRAGWITSAHDLAEGGLAVAIAECVMETELGAELTMADDASDLFAETQSRYVISVAPEYAEKLEQAIPAAKRYGTVTKEKALRIKTEAAVTLIDQPTDHLNHVWKGAIPCFLKSKA
- the purF gene encoding amidophosphoribosyltransferase, coding for MFPEVKGINEECGLFAIWGHSEAAQLTYYGLHSLQHRGQEGAGIVTSDGEELHVHKNTGLLTEAFQAGDLDRLPGRQALGHVRYATAGNGGYENVQPLHFKSEDGSLAMAHNGNLVNYQELKSELERSGSIFQTTTDTEILAHLMKRHRSDELRNQLKGALPQLIGAYSFAVMTEEELIVSLDPHGLRPLSLGQLGDAYVVASETCAFDLIGAEYVRDVEPGEMIVFNCDGMFSERFTEARERALCSMEYVYLARPDSNLEQINVHTARKQLGKQLAREADVDADVVTGVPDSSISAAIGFAEQTNIPYELGLIKNRYVGRTFIQPSQALREQGVKMKLSAVRGVVEGKRVVMVDDSIVRGTTSQRIVKLLKDAGAKEVHVRISAPPIIRPCFYGIDTSTTDELIAANYTIEEMREKMGADSLRFLSIDGLKTGIGRDASQPNCGQCLGCYTGEYPTAIPNGEKELVGLGKR
- the purM gene encoding phosphoribosylformylglycinamidine cyclo-ligase translates to MCDAYKEAGVDVEAGYEAVSRMKKHVDRTKRPGVLGALGGFGGTFDLSSLDYKQPVLVSGTDGVGTKLLLAIAADQHDTIGEDAVAMCVNDILVQGAEPLYFLDYIAAGKTDPARMESIVKGISNGCQLAGCALIGGETAEMPGMYGEEDYDVAGFVVGAVEKEALITGDEVRAGDRLLGLPSSGVHSNGFSLVRKIINDQGLDLEKTYATMEMPLGSTLLAPTRIYAREIRELLSEVQVNGMAHITGGGLLENVPRMLPNGLGAHIVPACWEKASIFPFLQREGQLSNRDMYGTFNMGIGYVIAVRPEREQEALEVLGNAYAIGTVNRTGTLSLEGVSV
- the purN gene encoding phosphoribosylglycinamide formyltransferase, which produces MRIALFASGTGSNVESILEAIREGKIDVVPAFVFSDRPDASVLEKAKRYEVPAHTFQPRDFESKQQYEESLLQLLENYGVQWVILAGYMRLLGATIVEPYAHQIVNIHPSLLPAYPGLDAVGQALDAGADETGVTIHYVDAGMDTGTVIRQKAVPITADDTKDSLGEKIQQVEHQLYPETLQQLFRKGY
- the purH gene encoding bifunctional phosphoribosylaminoimidazolecarboxamide formyltransferase/IMP cyclohydrolase, whose amino-acid sequence is MKRRALISVSDKSGISDFAKALQDADFEIISTGGTQRALEEAGVPVTGISEVTNFPEILDGRVKTLHPAIHGGLLADREKEAHWEALQAQAIDPIDLVVVNLYPFKETISKKGVEDADAIENIDIGGPAMLRAAAKNHAHVAVVTDPGDYKRVLEEARGSGIRFDTRRHLAAKAFRHTAAYDALVADYMTEEAFPETMTLTYEKKQALRYGENPHQGASFYEHPLPAVSSMAAAEQLHGKELSYNNINDVNAAFALISEFSDTKAAVAVKHTNPCGVGIADKLPAAFEEAYAADPVSIFGGIVAVNDTVDADTAEQLANIFLEVVIAPDFSDEALAILQKKKNIRLLKVDMDGDRKGSYALTSVSGGMLVQDADVKGLVDADVNVATKREPTSAEWRSLGFAWRVVKHVKSNAIVLTKGNRTVGVGAGQMNRVGAAEIAIAQAGSEAQGSALASDAFFPMKDTVEAAVKAGVTAVIQPGGSKRDQESIDVADEAGITMVFTGMRHFRHA
- the purD gene encoding phosphoribosylamine--glycine ligase; this encodes MNVLVVGSGGREHVLAWKLSASPNVDRVYAAPGNPGMDHVAERLPIDATDGEALAEAAKKHEVKLTVIGPEAALLAGVADVFEREGLNVFGPKKDAARIEGSKSFAKDIMKRYGIPTAGYAVFDNYEEACAHVKDKGAPIVVKADGLAAGKGVTVAMTMQEAYAALADVLSDDAFGSGAKVVLEEYLQGEEISLMALVNGDTVVPLAESQDHKRVYDNDRGPNTGGMGAYSPVSHIGADMVAEAVDSILQPAAAAMVTEGSPFTGVLYAGLMVTEDGPKVIEFNARFGDPEAQVILPRLDNDLAEVLLDVLDGRVPNLSWKPQVLVGVVGAAGGYPGPYQKGLEVPSNLSFDPEDSLMFYAGVDGKAQEMRSSGGRVFLLASYGDTVEKAQKRAYNQMKKLNLEGYHYREDIGNRGIEKD
- a CDS encoding Vga family ABC-F type ribosomal protection protein, whose translation is MALVQLQNIRFNVKDRTLFHINDLNIYQGDRIGLIGRNGSGKTSLLQMINRDIPPASGTITKNASIALLPQIKPQMEQKSGGEISQAIINQTLAQAPELLLADEPTTHLDTNHMEKLEKQLQRRREALVIVSHDRAFMDALCTKIWEIEDGQIREFTGNYSDYAQQKKEARQHHEKEYEKYVQKKKQLEEAMQQKEQKAQRATKKPKNVSKSEAKITGAKPYFAKKQKKLNQGVSSIQSRIDQLDKVEKIKELPPIKMQVTHEESLRNRTIIHGEQVPGTVGNRLLWEVFNFSVIGADKIAVIGPNGSGKTTFLRMMMDGHPTIQVSPSVSFGYFSQTLDVLETDTSILDNVRSTSSHDETLIRTVLARLSFFQNDVFKPVNVLSGGERVKVAFAKIFVSHANTLILDEPTNYLDIEAVEALESLLVDYSGTVIFVSHDRHFLQNVATRIFAISNTTIHTFDGSYNDYMQTTPQNNHDPLQDELLKVETRISDVLSRLSITPTDALEAEFQQLLREKKEINERLQH